DNA from Labrus bergylta chromosome 3, fLabBer1.1, whole genome shotgun sequence:
TATTCAGTCTGATTTATGTCCTTTACCAAAtaaagatttcagtttttttgctACTAGATGCCAGTAATATTATAGAAGTACTTCAATTtaaccctttttaaaaaaaatcaaagtgcGTGAGatagaacaacaaaaacatgtttcagactCTCAGTATTGTTTGTTAGAGTACATTAGTACAACAGTATCTGTACTTACACATTTGAAGGAATGTATTTATCATCGCGCTTAGTCAAGTCTAATATCTGCTGCAGTAATGGATCAAATGCTCTCACAGCTCTATGAGGTTCACTTCCCTCCTCTGATGAATGCTGAACAAGCAGCCTGGCTACATGCCCTATTTGTTATGACAATAAGTTGCCCATCCCTTCTCTTCTATTCTGACTCACTCTCTACACTCCTCTTTTCATATTCCCTTTACTTCGTCCCACCAGGAGGAAGGTCGAGGCCAGGGCTTCACTGAGGGCTCCTACCAGGGGCGCCAACTTTTTCGCTGTGAGGAAGAGTGCGGCGTGTTCGTGGCCCTGGACAAACTTGAACTCTGGGAGGATGAAGATGACGAAGCCTTAGGCGAGTTGGAGGTGGACCACGTTAATTTGGTGGAAGATGACCAGGACTACCCTCCTTTGGAAATCAACTCCAGGGTCCTTGTACAGACCAGGGACGGACCAGAGAGAGGCACCATCATTTATTGTGACCTGCTGCCGGGAAATGAGAGCCTCGGCTACTATGTGGGAGTCGACATGGTAGGGTCTAAAGGGCTACATTTATTGTACCCACCACTGTATTGCTAGACACGTGCAATCCTGAACTGATTTGTTGATTCATTTATAAGTTAATTGACGAAAAAGAAGCAACAATCCAACACTCTCGACTTACTTTTCTATTTCATAAAATCATAACTTGAGGACCTCTTGGTTTTTCAAGGTATATCATACAGATTAGACAGTTAATAAAGCTATTGTTTAAACAATCTACAGATTAATTGACTGCAAGAAAACTACATCCAAAAGCACAGAATTTAGGACCATCTGCTGCTCTCAGTCATTTGAACAGAAAGATATAAGTCATCTTTCTCTCCAAAAATTGGACTTGTCCAACTTTTTTTGGAATGTGATTCCCTGCCATGGATAAGATGAGAAGGTTGATACAATTTCTCTATGTCTAAgtgttaaatattaaaaaaaaagctttggtgAGCTGCTGGCTTTTCTTATTTCTAATCTTAGcataaagaaacagagaaacagctAGCATGGCTCTATCTAAAGGTAACACTAGCATCTGTAAATCTCACTAGTTAATCTGTTGTATCTTGTTGGTTTTATCCGGGCACAACctgaagtttaaaaataacaaattgcTGTTTATGTGGAGCACTTTTTCTCGGTAGGGATCAGTAACCTCCTGGAGCCTCTGCAGCTTGCTGCTGAGTTGTCCTACAGCTCTTAATAAACATTGGCCACCTATTTAGTGTGTGGAGGCATTAAAACACAGTACAGATGACCACAGATATCAGGAAATTGAATGGAGGTGCAATTATTGGCCATCACTTAGGAGAGTAAATGGCACTAAATGTAGCCCAGTCATAGGCTGGGGCTGTTTCCTCGTGTAGTCAGGAAGAAAACCTTTTCTTTGatcaaaattaaacatttttagagACACTGTTGTTATTACATCACAAGTACATGCATGTGTCAAGCCCAAAATACCTAATGATTTCATCACATGTTGGCTGGGATGTACAGTTTTGTTATTTGCCAAATAAGAAGTGGGTGAGAGGGGCGATTTAGCAAATCTGAGAAGGTGCTTCACTGTCTAGAGAAGTCACCAAAAACAACATGGATTGttgcttctttttaaaattaagCTAGCTTAAAGGTGCATTATGTAGTTTTGGTggagaaatttgaaagttggagaagtgtacaaaTTCAGTGGTATGTTCTTAACTCAATGCACAATGTCCTCTGAgtaaaatttggtccctgtaacactgtttgtaGATAAAAATGCTacgcgagaagttatggtggaggGCCACAGTGAAACCGTAATTTTCCTGGTAGATTTTAAGCACTATACAGTGTTTCAGGGACACAATTTTTCTttagtaaagtttgtgtattcagttcagaaaatatagcatagaattgtttcacttctccaactttcaaatttcaccaccaaaccTCCATAGTTCTCCCTTTAAAGTAGATGAAATCTATCTGTGCCCGACCATTTAGTTTCAGTGCTTTGGGTACCAGTTCCCTGGCTAAGGATCTATTACAATGCAAAGGAAAATATCTTCTGTTTAGTAAAGTCAGCCCAATTCCTAATTGGTGTTTAATACCATCAGATTTTCAGTATTTTGATTTGCAGTCGATGTGAGTTTCAGATGAGATGGCTGCTTTTAATGAAGTGAGATGATATGTGCATAGGGACGCTCCGCTTCTGTAGAGGGCAGCAATGTGCAGAAAGTTAGACATTTCCGTTTTTATGTCACATTTCCAGAGTACTTGTCTCAGGTTTTAATCAAGACtagcatgtgtttttgtttttcttcctccctcagtctgTATGAGGAAAAAAAGTCTTGTTGCCTGGGATCACTTTTGCTTGTATCTATGACTACTGTTGTCAGGCGGGAGTTGTATTGTAGTCTATTGTAGAGAGAGATGGAAACACATAACTGAGGCATTTGACTGCTGATCGTTAGCAGCAgcaccaacagcagcagcagcacccacTCTGTGCATCTGAGCCACCCACACAAAGGCAAGGCAGTCACGCGGGGAGTGAGGTAAAGACTTAGCGCTGTATGACCCAACAGCGTGGCAAGGGTCCAGCAAGCAGCTGAGGGGAGCCCACTGCTCTGCCTCACTCTGCGTCCAGCCTCGCCCTGCCTTCTCTAGCTAGTGGCAGTGGCTACACACTTATCTCAGATTATCCTGCCTGGGCAGAAATCCTGAATTCATACGAAAAAAGAATAGTGTGGTTGTCTCACACAGAATGTAGAGCTTTCAGGGGGAAGGATTGGAGATGGAAGATCTGTGGTTTATCTAAAGAAGATGAGCTGAGCAGTTTGGATTCAGATGAGACACAAAACAGAGGTTTAGGCTTAAACatcattttaagaaaaagctaatcGACAATCCTcaagaagagagaagaaaaagaaaacgttgTGACCACCTTAATCACTTTCTCAGAGATGAACAACACCTGGAAGGTTCCTAAGGTTCTCATGTGTCCAACTCTTTCAGGACAATCCTATCGGGGACTGGGATGGTGTGTTCGATGGGAAGTTGCTGTGTAATTTTGCCAGTTTGGAGCACACCCGACTCGTCCCCATCTGTGACATAATGCCAGGTGAGTCAGCTagtatgtgtgtttgctaaAAATGTTTAGCTGTCCCTCTCGGAGCAGCTCTGAGCTCTTTCTGGGCGTCCCgagtttgtgttttgcttgCAGCGGGAAACAGAGAGCCTTTTGTGTCAATGGCTCACTTGTTTTTGAAAGTCAAGTGACATACTCAGGCTCTTTGTTCTCAACATTGGcaaattgatttgtttgtgtgtgccacTGCTGCCACTTACTATTCAGCATGCATCTGGAATATGTGGAACATTGGGAATATTGTCATTTTCAGATTTGTCGTTTCTCATAAAAGGAAACATGAGCATACATTGTGGCATAGTGGAGCTACTTTATCCGTCACAAAACTAAACCAAGTTATTCATCATTTCCTAATTTGTCATGCTTGTGATGTTGCACCCTTGTGTGGAAAGTGATATCAAATAGAGTTAACAATTTAAGGTTGGTTAATTAGCTATTAAATTCAGTATCAAACTGTATGCCTTGAAATGTCTTATTCTGTTAAACCTCGTGGGAAAGAAATTATAAATCATACTGACGGAGAGTCAATTTTCAGCATGCATTGAAAGTGGGTTGTGGAAGACATTTAGCGCTTGTtactttaaaatgcaaaaagggGTGTTGTGCCTCTAACGTGGATGTATTTCTGGGCTGTGCAGAGCTTTCGATGCAGGACCAAAGGCTGCAAAAGCACAGTTTTGCCCCCAGAGCTACCAGCAGTGACAAGTCGTCCTCTGGCCAAAGCAAACCAAAGAGCAAAGGTACTGCACTGCTGCCATGATACAAACCGTGTGGTGAGGATGATTCTTAAAGGGGGCCTTCCATCCAAATTGTCTGATAGTGGTTCTGGTTTCACTATATCTAATTCTACAGTTCTAGCTGTTGCTGGGGTCATTTCCTgaaacaaaacttttgtttgttttcgaGAGCCCCCGAGTGAACCAGCTCAGGTCAAGCTCGTAGTGATTTTGGCAGTCAAATTGATGAGTTAAACTCTGTTGGTGGAAAGCCCCTTTACaaagataataataacaacagagGTTATGTTTTATTCCTTTCACAGCTGCATTGATTCAATGTAAATGGAATATGTTGTTGGTACTCTGAAttcttttatgtcttttaagTTTTTCAATGAGACTACTATTGCGTATCATTTGAGCTTGTACTTATCATTTGTTCCCTTTTAGTCCTCACTTGGTCTGTTGGTGAAATAAGGgacaaaacatgcacacacgcacacattctgcttatctctctgtttttttttcatgtattttgttatttccAGGACTAGATCATCAGTGCGGCAGTAGAAGCAAGTCTGACTTTTACTATACTTTAAATGGCAGCTCTGTTGACCCCCCAGCCCAGTCCAAATCCAAAAGCACATGGTACATTGATGAAGGTAAAACGCGGGTAATTACGGGATGTCAACCATCTTACCGGCAAGCTCCTGTCTACAACAAGCCACACACTAATCTGTTTTGCTAAGGCACACTTTTATAGGGGCTGTATAGTTTTTATTTACTGACATTGGCAGGATCAGGGGTTCTGTTCCCTCTTGGCCAGCTTTTTTACACTATGGTACTGTGGGTTTCTCCTCTGAAGGTAACATACAATCAAGTTTGGTGAGCCCAAATTTTATACATTAACTCATGTATGAGAACACATTTCTCCCACCTGTGAAAAGTCACAAATGTCATGTTagttataaaatgttaaaacagacGTGACATGAAGTGTCTTATTATTACGACACACGAGTGTTATCCTCTAACTGATAAACTAGTTACATCACATTAGTTCTACTGTGATTCTAATCTATTATAAGGTATCATTATGAGGCACAATATTTCATAGTTGTATGAAGTCGTTTCATCTACTGCTGTTATTTGTCCAGTAGTACATCAGGGAGTTTTCTAATATGATTTTAGAAACCACTGAACAGAGCTTTGATGCTGAAACAGCAGCATTCAGCTGTCTTCACCACGCTGGCTAATATAAGAAATAGCACCAACACAACTGATCTGATCCTTGAACAGAAATAGTTTCCAGCAAGTTACACGGGAGTTCAAGTGTAGATGTATATTAGACTAAAGCAGGGATTCTTTATGACTTGCTCCCTTCAAagtattgtgtgtttttcattgtgAAACAGGCCATCTTAAACTTGTGTGGATGTAATGGATGTAAAGCTCATCACATACACAACATAGGTGTTTACACTTTGTTTATAGAaagtgtgtgatttgtttttcttcttctgtaggTGTGTAATATAAAAATAGACCATGACAAAAACAGAAGGGATTAGCTTCTATCACAGTTGGTGTTTTCGATACATTTGTGTTGGtggaatgtattttttatttaatatagatcacaaaaaagcttaaaaaaaaaaaaaccccattgTGAATCTGTTTATCACGATTCTGATATTGTGCCTCATAATTAAAATACACTTAAAtaaatccagattttttttgcaattaaacttttttgtcttccttttttcaAGAAGTTAGAGAGAAATTGACTTCTAatctaaatacattttctgtttttagaaaTTCAGCTGTAGTTCCAGTATTCAGGGACAAAAAGCCCCTTAAATTCTGCATTAAGAGGACGACACAATTAGTTGTAATTCTGTAGACTTCAGTAGAAATGTGGCTCAAACATGTTGTGCAGACAAAGAAACTTCTGTGGTTTGTTGCAGTAGCTTGCTGTAAAGACCTCTCCACTATTCTCGTCCTTCATCACCATTTTAGTGTCAAATTCCACCTGCATGGACTCGTTGGTGTCGCCCTAAGGCTTTTAATAATGCTCAGTGCTGCAAATAACATCTTACCTGGCTATTGTCAATTCACGGCTGCACACACAGTTAATGCAACAGATGCATACTGTGGAATACAATTTGCAGGGCAAAGCTTTagtaaaagcctttttttgtcAGGACTGATTGATTCAGTCAGCACATGGGctcattgttttgtatttcttcttttgGGACACAagcttatttctttttttattagagAAGTGACATGCACATAACATCACCAATACAAGTCAGTTGTGAAGCATTTATTGGTCTTATAAATCCTATTACAACCATTTTGTTCCTTCTTTATATTAATGCATTATTCTGTTAATGATCACACTTGAAAtaatgtttaatttgtaacCACGACTAGCATGGTCAAGCTTTGAAATTTAGATTATACTAGTTAAACCTGATTGTTTGAATGACTGCAATAGTATTTCAGAATTCATGCAGACATTAAGAGAGGTCAGTTGTAAAAGGCTGACAGCTTATTCACAACTGCGTACTCATCCTGTGAATGTGTaatcatttttatgtttctcagGGCCACTTTCcactttgtggttttttttctttttttctattacGGTGGTTTTGTTTCTGTCGCAACGCCATCAAAACTCCTGACTCCAAACGCCTCCAGTTCTCTCAGTTTAGGTGGAGTTCAAGTGTGATTAATACACTTAAAGGTGAATGCCACCTTTTTAAGAATTCACCCTGTCTTTCCTAAGCTCTTTAAAGCTAGGAGTTGCACGATTAATAACAACAGGATATGAGAATTGAAAGATTCATTTATAATTTGTGTTGAAATTCacaaaatataatgaaaaatatgtgttcctgaaaaaaaaatgttgtgaggTTGATGTCTATTTACTAAAAGATTCAATATGTTGTCTGTAATCTCACATGAATAGAAGCAGGAAAGCATTCCCCTGACTGTGTCTGGTTACAGTCTGACCTGTCACTTCTGTAAAGGCTGAATTGTAAAGTTCCAGTTTTccgctttttatttttatttttatttttttaacctttatttatccatgaaagtcccattgagattaaaaacctgtttttcaagggagtcctggTTTTAATGTTTCTCTGCTCCTGAAACCTTCACAGTAATGTGAAACCTCTTCAGAATTTGAATGGCAGTGACATCCTAAAATGATTAGCCTTAGCAAAGAGTGTTCACCATGATACACAGTATTCTTGTGTGAATTCTTAGATGGGTGGCACCCCCCTTTAACGAACACATGATTTATAAGGAGGTATTTAgagttttgaaatgtgtttttttttttgtcaactcaGCACCTGTGGTCTGTGACTGATGAAATCTCTGAAAATGGTTAATTTGATTCTGTAGATAAACTAAATGAAGTGCTCATGGTTAATACCGGAAAGTTGTTTTATCTCATACCTTTTAGTGAAGTTGatcacaaaacaaatcagatgGAAAAGAAATCTGAACACTCGTTTCTCAAATCAGTGCATTCAGACCTTTGACCCCAAAACTTGAATTGGGTGgtgactttttttctccttcctcattattattgttattattattattgttatttttgcatttaagtGCTCTGGAATCATTTTTTTAGCAATTTGACACCAATACACACTCTATTCTAATACCGTGCTGTACCTTCAAGTAGACCCCTGATCTAAATCATGGACCAGTCCCTCCAACATGATAAGCAggggaggttgttttttttttaaatacattaacattGTAGAGACGACTGCTTTTCATTTTCTACATATTGTTAAGCCTCAGAAAAGTTTCAAATGTCAGCTGTTGTCACATTACAGTCACAATGTGCCAGATATGAAGTATACCcagaaaaaggttttttttcagtgtattGGAAAGAAAATTATGACAAATGCACATTAGTCTTTACTACCAATAATACTCAAATGCAGGGCTTTCAGACTGCCAAAAATACCTTGACCTTCTGATGTCATTGAAGTAAAATGGCTTAAACAGCTTCACTAATTTAGATGATGAGTACTGTCTACCTTTTCTAAGCCATTGTGCAGGttcctttctttcctcccttcttttcttGCCTCCAGTGTTTGAAGTGCTCACATTGCACAGGAAATTCAGTTTGGTGTTAATTCACTCTTATACACTGATATCTCTGTAATAAAGACAGCATGCGTAATATCATTGTAAAAATTGGATCTtgaattatgttttgtttttttctggcttCTCTCCTGCAGTTGGGGAGGACCCCGCAAAGTCCCTTACTGACACGCCCCCTGACTTCAACCAATCCTCCCCACCCTCCagagccccgccccctgccTCGTTGTCCAGTGACAACAAGTTCCACTCTTTGCCGTTCAGCCTGAACCGAAAGCCCGGGCCCATCGACAGCATGAGTCATgggcccctctctctctcagtccaGTCGGTGATGGGAGAGCAGCCTGAGCCCTCGTcacctgctgctcctctctcacCACAGCCTCCCACGCCTCCTCGTGGACAGCCTGGCCTTGAGGTGGGCTCACTGGTAGAGGTAAAGGAGAACCCCCCTCTGTGTGGAGTCATTCGCTGGGTCGGTCTACCTCCTGGCCTGCTGGAGCCTTTGGCGGGGCTGGAGCTGGTGAGAAAACACAGCAACGTCATTTAGGTTACATTATGAgttacagaggaaaaaaaaaaaaaatcctctatCAACACAAGCTCATCCACACAAAAGTTGTCTCACCCCCCTTgcttaaagctactgtgaggaagtttaatttcatgttgtgttttgcatGTGGTTCATCTAATCTCGTTCATCTTGTCCTGTaggttcttgttcttgttttcacAGTGAACACATTGTTCACTGTGAATCTTATAGTGAAAATTAGCAAAGAGCAACAGTTATGGGcattaaaatgaacataaaaataATCCATCTTCTTACTGagacatcagtattcatttcagtatGTTTCATAACCAATTtcaaacaggagctttaaatggcTTTATAGGAAATTATCATTGATGAATAGTTTATTATTCTGctaacatgtttctgtgttggTTAAAACAAATTCATAAGCAAATTTTCTTATTGACATTCATGCTGAAAGTCAGACATCAATATCTGAACTACTTTCACTGAGGTCAGTAATTTATGCTTTATATAAAGACTTGGTTAAGTTGGGTCAGTGAGCCTGGCTTTTTCCATTTGTAATAAAAATGTCCCTGtagctaaataaaaacacaaatgtaaatcTTTGAATAACAGTTGTTTTCACCGGAGATTTTCTGCCGTAGTGTTTTCTAACATGGCACTGTCACACCCTGGTTTCTCTTCTTGTTTCCTAGCAACCTCATAGTGAAGATAAGATATGAGGAAGTCACTTTGACCACCAAAAAACCATTTCATGTGttaagaaaatgttgaacttttcctttaaaacatAACCCCAtcattgtatttttaatatCAATTGCTTGTTTGAACATGAAGCAGTGTTAGTAGAAGGTCTGACAAATAATGaagaaagaaagttaaatatctACTAAGTCAGGTTTAAGTACAAGAACAGGTCAAATAATTTTTGTACAAACATGCAGTACTGGACAATCATTCTATTATACCATTTGACTCTCTTTCAGGAGGAAGAGTGCCCTGGTTGCACTGACGGCACCTTTAAAGGTACTCGATACTTCACCTGCCCACCCAAAAAAGCTCTGTTTGTGAAGCTCAAGTGCTGCCGGCCTGACTCCCGCTTTCCGTCCCTGCATCACTCGTCCAACCCCATTGAACGATGCAACTCCATCGGTGAGTCAGAAGAAGGAAGGATTTATTACAGTAACAAAAATCACCATTGTCTCAACGACTTTGTGTTAGTGCTTTTTCTGTTGGTGTTTTCACAGCTTTTGGGGGTTACCTTAGTGAGGTAGTACATGAAAACACTCCTCCCCGCACAGAAAATGACGGTCTGGATGTCATGGTGGGAAAGAAGAAAGGCATCCAGGGTCATTACAACTCCTGCTACTTGGATTCCACCCTCTTCTGGTGGGTACTCTTTTAGTCTTAGTTGCAGTTTATGCTATGTTTGATTAACTTTAGACTTTAGTTACATTGATTGGCTGCATGGGGCTTCCTCAGCGAGCAGCGCTGTGTTTGCCCAGAGGCAGAAGCTTGTTAGTAAACTGTTGTGACTTTGCCCACTGGCAGGTTGTACTCCTGCCGTGAGCAGGCTGGTGGATAGTGGATCTATTGTTTCTGCCAACTCTGCCAAAGGGCCATTAAAAAAACGACTTTACTTCTCTAAAGAACAGTAAACGCTTTGATTACAGTTTGATCAGTGTGGAGTTTTACAATTTGGTTTAAatttacctttaaaaaatattgtattaaaaaaaagtattcaacaGAAAATCCAGGCCAAGGGCTTTCCATTGAAAAAATTGTCTTAATTAACTacacaaagaacacaaatgCAACTTCAAAAAGTTCATGACGTGAAGAAAAGACACATGATGACACATCCTAATGGTATTCCCCTGATTGTATTCTCTGTTCTGCAGTCTTTTCTCCTTCAGCTCTGTACTGGACACGGTTTTACTGAGACCCCGCTCAAAGACTGATGTGGAGTATTACAGAGAGACCCAAGAGCTGTTACGCACCGAGATAGTCAACCCACTGCGCATGTAAGTCAGACAGGTTTCACTTCACACAGTGCAGCCATCTCTTGGCTTATCACATTTATTCATATTGTCAGGTTTTAACCCAGTGATATCATCACCTTTACAGAAAGCTCAAAGCTTTTCACAAAGCATGTTCTTTTTCAAGTTTGAATAGGAGCTAAAACATGGTTTGGCTACAGATCATTAAAAATCAGACCCAGCATACCATAATCTGAGTTCATAATTCACTTCCTTAAACCCTGAATGTAGCATAagacatgtatttattttcttcttctttgtcctgTAGACATGGGTATGTTTGTGCCACCAAAGTGATGAAGTTAAGGAGAATACTGGAGAAAGTAGAAGCTGCCTCTGGATTTACCTCTGAAGAAAAAGGTAGGATAATGAGAGGGATAAACTATTTGTCTTTCAACAATGACTTGTAAATGTTTGACTGTTCtcagttttgactttttt
Protein-coding regions in this window:
- the cyld gene encoding ubiquitin carboxyl-terminal hydrolase CYLD isoform X1: MSSVLWSQEKPSGGFREDWRFYMVIKECTVEKPPQKTLRIPRGSLGQACQERNSLGRTLPPCKGKKSLRILDQTNVVLSLDERDVLELDEKLAELLFPITNCEERYALLCNKSRLERVSDIDCGSKVRVQLRSGDEPLPGVVRFKGSLLPDRALSGIWFGVELLEEGRGQGFTEGSYQGRQLFRCEEECGVFVALDKLELWEDEDDEALGELEVDHVNLVEDDQDYPPLEINSRVLVQTRDGPERGTIIYCDLLPGNESLGYYVGVDMDNPIGDWDGVFDGKLLCNFASLEHTRLVPICDIMPELSMQDQRLQKHSFAPRATSSDKSSSGQSKPKSKGLDHQCGSRSKSDFYYTLNGSSVDPPAQSKSKSTWYIDEVGEDPAKSLTDTPPDFNQSSPPSRAPPPASLSSDNKFHSLPFSLNRKPGPIDSMSHGPLSLSVQSVMGEQPEPSSPAAPLSPQPPTPPRGQPGLEVGSLVEVKENPPLCGVIRWVGLPPGLLEPLAGLELEEECPGCTDGTFKGTRYFTCPPKKALFVKLKCCRPDSRFPSLHHSSNPIERCNSIAFGGYLSEVVHENTPPRTENDGLDVMVGKKKGIQGHYNSCYLDSTLFCLFSFSSVLDTVLLRPRSKTDVEYYRETQELLRTEIVNPLRIHGYVCATKVMKLRRILEKVEAASGFTSEEKDPEEFLNILFHHILRVDPLLKLRSAGQKVQDCYFYQIFMDKKDKVGVPTIQQLLEWSFINSDLKFAEAPSCLIIQMPRFGKDFKMFNKIFPSLELDITDLLEDTPRECRICGGLALYECRDCYEDGDITAGKIKQFCEKCNTQVHLHPRRKTHRHGKLSVPKELQDGMGRQGSYPRQRMELFAVLCIETSHYVAFVKYGSADSAWLFFDSMADRDGGQNGFNIPQVSPCPEVEAYLKMTPEELHALDPKSIQGQARRLLCDAYMCMYQSPTMSLYK
- the cyld gene encoding ubiquitin carboxyl-terminal hydrolase CYLD isoform X2, translating into MSSVLWSQEKPSGGFREDWRFYMVIKECTVEKPPQKTLRIPRGSLGQACQERNSLGRTLPPCKGKKSLRILDQTNVVLSLDERDVLELDEKLAELLFPITNCEERYALLCNKSRLERVSDIDCGSKVRVQLRSGDEPLPGVVRFKGSLLPDRALSGIWFGVELLEEGRGQGFTEGSYQGRQLFRCEEECGVFVALDKLELWEDEDDEALGELEVDHVNLVEDDQDYPPLEINSRVLVQTRDGPERGTIIYCDLLPGNESLGYYVGVDMDNPIGDWDGVFDGKLLCNFASLEHTRLVPICDIMPGLDHQCGSRSKSDFYYTLNGSSVDPPAQSKSKSTWYIDEVGEDPAKSLTDTPPDFNQSSPPSRAPPPASLSSDNKFHSLPFSLNRKPGPIDSMSHGPLSLSVQSVMGEQPEPSSPAAPLSPQPPTPPRGQPGLEVGSLVEVKENPPLCGVIRWVGLPPGLLEPLAGLELEEECPGCTDGTFKGTRYFTCPPKKALFVKLKCCRPDSRFPSLHHSSNPIERCNSIAFGGYLSEVVHENTPPRTENDGLDVMVGKKKGIQGHYNSCYLDSTLFCLFSFSSVLDTVLLRPRSKTDVEYYRETQELLRTEIVNPLRIHGYVCATKVMKLRRILEKVEAASGFTSEEKDPEEFLNILFHHILRVDPLLKLRSAGQKVQDCYFYQIFMDKKDKVGVPTIQQLLEWSFINSDLKFAEAPSCLIIQMPRFGKDFKMFNKIFPSLELDITDLLEDTPRECRICGGLALYECRDCYEDGDITAGKIKQFCEKCNTQVHLHPRRKTHRHGKLSVPKELQDGMGRQGSYPRQRMELFAVLCIETSHYVAFVKYGSADSAWLFFDSMADRDGGQNGFNIPQVSPCPEVEAYLKMTPEELHALDPKSIQGQARRLLCDAYMCMYQSPTMSLYK
- the cyld gene encoding ubiquitin carboxyl-terminal hydrolase CYLD isoform X4 — translated: MSSVLWSQEKPSGGFREDWRFYMVIKECTVEKPPQKTLRIPRGSLGQACQERNSLGRTLPPCKGKKSLRILDQTNVVLSLDERDVLELDEKLAELLFPITNCEERYALLCNKSRLERVSDIDCGSKVRVQLRSGDEPLPGVVRFKGSLLPDRALSGIWFGVELLEEGRGQGFTEGSYQGRQLFRCEEECGVFVALDKLELWEDEDDEALGELEVDHVNLVEDDQDYPPLEINSRVLVQTRDGPERGTIIYCDLLPGNESLGYYVGVDMDNPIGDWDGVFDGKLLCNFASLEHTRLVPICDIMPVGEDPAKSLTDTPPDFNQSSPPSRAPPPASLSSDNKFHSLPFSLNRKPGPIDSMSHGPLSLSVQSVMGEQPEPSSPAAPLSPQPPTPPRGQPGLEVGSLVEVKENPPLCGVIRWVGLPPGLLEPLAGLELEEECPGCTDGTFKGTRYFTCPPKKALFVKLKCCRPDSRFPSLHHSSNPIERCNSIAFGGYLSEVVHENTPPRTENDGLDVMVGKKKGIQGHYNSCYLDSTLFCLFSFSSVLDTVLLRPRSKTDVEYYRETQELLRTEIVNPLRIHGYVCATKVMKLRRILEKVEAASGFTSEEKDPEEFLNILFHHILRVDPLLKLRSAGQKVQDCYFYQIFMDKKDKVGVPTIQQLLEWSFINSDLKFAEAPSCLIIQMPRFGKDFKMFNKIFPSLELDITDLLEDTPRECRICGGLALYECRDCYEDGDITAGKIKQFCEKCNTQVHLHPRRKTHRHGKLSVPKELQDGMGRQGSYPRQRMELFAVLCIETSHYVAFVKYGSADSAWLFFDSMADRDGGQNGFNIPQVSPCPEVEAYLKMTPEELHALDPKSIQGQARRLLCDAYMCMYQSPTMSLYK
- the cyld gene encoding ubiquitin carboxyl-terminal hydrolase CYLD isoform X3; this encodes MSSVLWSQEKPSGGFREDWRFYMVIKECTVEKPPQKTLRIPRGSLGQACQERNSLGRTLPPCKGKKSLRILDQTNVVLSLDERDVLELDEKLAELLFPITNCEERYALLCNKSRLERVSDIDCGSKVRVQLRSGDEPLPGVVRFKGSLLPDRALSGIWFGVELLEEGRGQGFTEGSYQGRQLFRCEEECGVFVALDKLELWEDEDDEALGELEVDHVNLVEDDQDYPPLEINSRVLVQTRDGPERGTIIYCDLLPGNESLGYYVGVDMDNPIGDWDGVFDGKLLCNFASLEHTRLVPICDIMPELSMQDQRLQKHSFAPRATSSDKSSSGQSKPKSKVGEDPAKSLTDTPPDFNQSSPPSRAPPPASLSSDNKFHSLPFSLNRKPGPIDSMSHGPLSLSVQSVMGEQPEPSSPAAPLSPQPPTPPRGQPGLEVGSLVEVKENPPLCGVIRWVGLPPGLLEPLAGLELEEECPGCTDGTFKGTRYFTCPPKKALFVKLKCCRPDSRFPSLHHSSNPIERCNSIAFGGYLSEVVHENTPPRTENDGLDVMVGKKKGIQGHYNSCYLDSTLFCLFSFSSVLDTVLLRPRSKTDVEYYRETQELLRTEIVNPLRIHGYVCATKVMKLRRILEKVEAASGFTSEEKDPEEFLNILFHHILRVDPLLKLRSAGQKVQDCYFYQIFMDKKDKVGVPTIQQLLEWSFINSDLKFAEAPSCLIIQMPRFGKDFKMFNKIFPSLELDITDLLEDTPRECRICGGLALYECRDCYEDGDITAGKIKQFCEKCNTQVHLHPRRKTHRHGKLSVPKELQDGMGRQGSYPRQRMELFAVLCIETSHYVAFVKYGSADSAWLFFDSMADRDGGQNGFNIPQVSPCPEVEAYLKMTPEELHALDPKSIQGQARRLLCDAYMCMYQSPTMSLYK